From a region of the Mycobacterium intracellulare ATCC 13950 genome:
- a CDS encoding amidase yields the protein MRHVHAFGDDALGDLDAVGLAEAIRSGRVGRAEAVETAIARTEAVDPALNGLAYAGFRQARAAAEQAADGYFSGVPTFIKDNVDVAGQPTMHGTDAWTRRDAVADSVFTQLYLATGMTSLGKTQLSEFGFSASAEHPRLGPVRNPWDTEYSAGASSSGSGAFVAAGVVPIAHANDGGGSIRIPASCNGLVGLKPSRGRLPLDAVLRRMPVGVVVNGVVTRSVRDTAAFYREAERIWRNPKLAPVGDVTGPGRQRLRIAVLTRSIQRECSPAVRELTLKSAGLLEELGHRVEHVDEPPVAASFVDDFVLYWGFLALAQVRGGRHMFGETFDRAKLDCLTLGLMRHTGRHLHRLPAAIMRLRGARRRTARFYGTYDAVLTPTLADETPRIGFLAPTDYQQVLNRLIEWVSFTPLHNVTGEPAISLPLAQSAHGMPVGMMLSTGMGQESLLLELAYELEEARPWARIQAG from the coding sequence ATGCGGCACGTGCACGCGTTCGGCGACGACGCCCTCGGCGATCTCGACGCGGTCGGGCTCGCCGAGGCCATCCGCTCCGGACGCGTCGGCAGGGCCGAGGCGGTCGAGACGGCGATCGCCCGCACCGAAGCCGTCGACCCGGCCCTGAACGGGTTGGCGTACGCGGGTTTTCGGCAAGCGCGGGCGGCCGCCGAGCAGGCGGCCGACGGCTATTTTTCCGGCGTCCCGACGTTCATCAAGGACAACGTCGACGTCGCCGGGCAGCCCACGATGCACGGCACCGACGCGTGGACACGCCGCGACGCCGTCGCCGACAGCGTGTTCACGCAGCTGTACCTGGCCACCGGGATGACCTCGCTGGGCAAGACGCAGCTCTCGGAATTCGGTTTCAGCGCGTCGGCCGAACACCCGCGGCTGGGCCCGGTCCGCAACCCGTGGGACACCGAATACAGCGCCGGCGCATCGTCATCGGGGTCGGGCGCCTTCGTCGCCGCCGGTGTGGTGCCGATCGCGCACGCCAACGACGGCGGCGGCTCGATCCGCATCCCGGCGTCCTGCAACGGGCTCGTCGGCCTCAAACCGTCGCGCGGGCGGTTGCCCCTGGACGCGGTGCTGCGCCGGATGCCGGTCGGCGTCGTCGTCAACGGCGTGGTGACCCGTTCGGTGCGCGACACCGCGGCGTTCTACCGGGAGGCCGAGCGGATCTGGCGCAACCCCAAGCTGGCCCCGGTCGGGGACGTCACCGGGCCCGGCCGGCAGCGGCTGCGGATCGCGGTGTTGACCCGCTCGATCCAGCGCGAGTGCAGCCCCGCGGTGCGGGAGCTGACGCTGAAATCCGCGGGCCTGCTCGAAGAGCTGGGCCACCGCGTCGAACACGTCGACGAACCGCCGGTGGCGGCCAGTTTCGTCGACGACTTCGTGCTGTATTGGGGATTTTTGGCGCTGGCCCAGGTGCGCGGCGGACGGCACATGTTCGGCGAGACGTTCGACCGCGCCAAGCTCGACTGCCTGACGCTGGGCCTCATGCGACACACCGGCCGCCACCTGCACCGGCTCCCGGCGGCGATCATGCGCCTGCGCGGGGCGCGGCGGCGCACCGCGCGGTTCTACGGCACCTACGACGCGGTGCTCACGCCGACCCTGGCCGACGAGACGCCCCGCATCGGGTTCCTGGCGCCGACCGACTATCAGCAGGTCCTCAACCGGCTGATCGAGTGGGTGTCGTTCACTCCGCTGCACAACGTGACCGGCGAACCGGCGATCTCGCTGCCGTTGGCCCAATCCGCCCACGGCATGCCGGTGGGCATGATGCTGTCGACCGGTATGGGCCAGGAGTCGCTGCTGCTCGAACTCGCCTACGAACTCGAAGAGGCCCGCCCGTGGGCGCGGATCCAGGCCGGGTGA
- a CDS encoding molybdopterin-dependent oxidoreductase: protein MTVLDYPAWLRIDHWLNVLFLTLVIRSGIEILSTHPKLYWHDDSRPGSEWARFTVKEMPVNKLYDTLDEEEDYSSLFSLPGHKKLGMGRHWHFFSVIGWILVGLSYYILLFATGQWHRYWPASWSIFGEAWNDIVTYMSFNLPPLLPGEPLDAIQKLTYAGVIFVLAPFQILTGAAQSPAIEAAFPWYVRMWGGRQWARSLHFLGLIAFVVFIVIHLSMIFFWSWGQLTASMIFGSVRNIGWATALSLVIIAAIVAVHVAATVWSLRRPVQVRRVLGAVVTRARKILLRPLNSRQNYPERMTSKEHRVNGKPPTSAEYKVMAVHNFVDWRVRVGGLVENPVTLDLDALRGLAEQQSQRVMHNCVQGWTSIGQWSGIPLAQLADHVRPLPQAKYICFLTMQDTGRDEPSAEGEGQFYEVIDLELAYKPQTLLAYEMNGKPLPIKHGAPLRLRVETQVGFKMAKWINQIEFIDDYSGIGHGLGGWREDNVHYDKDVEI, encoded by the coding sequence ATGACAGTGCTCGACTATCCGGCGTGGCTGCGCATCGACCACTGGCTCAATGTCCTTTTTCTGACGCTGGTGATCCGCAGCGGCATCGAGATCCTGTCCACGCACCCGAAGCTGTACTGGCACGACGACAGCAGGCCCGGCAGCGAGTGGGCGCGCTTCACGGTCAAGGAAATGCCGGTCAACAAGCTCTACGACACCCTCGACGAGGAGGAGGACTACAGCTCGCTGTTCTCGTTGCCCGGCCACAAGAAACTCGGCATGGGCCGCCACTGGCACTTCTTCTCGGTGATCGGCTGGATCCTCGTCGGCCTCTCGTATTACATCCTGCTGTTCGCCACCGGGCAGTGGCACCGGTACTGGCCGGCGTCGTGGTCGATCTTCGGTGAGGCGTGGAACGACATCGTCACCTACATGAGTTTCAACCTGCCGCCGCTGCTGCCGGGCGAGCCACTGGATGCCATCCAGAAGCTGACCTACGCCGGGGTCATCTTCGTGCTGGCGCCGTTCCAGATCCTGACGGGCGCCGCGCAGTCACCGGCCATCGAGGCCGCGTTCCCCTGGTATGTGCGCATGTGGGGCGGCCGGCAATGGGCGCGCAGCCTGCACTTCCTCGGCCTGATCGCGTTTGTGGTGTTCATCGTCATCCACCTGTCGATGATCTTCTTCTGGAGTTGGGGCCAGCTCACCGCGTCGATGATCTTCGGTTCCGTGCGCAACATCGGTTGGGCCACCGCCCTGTCGCTGGTGATCATCGCGGCCATCGTCGCCGTCCACGTCGCGGCGACGGTGTGGAGCCTGCGCCGGCCCGTTCAGGTACGCCGCGTGCTCGGCGCCGTGGTCACCCGCGCCCGCAAAATCCTGTTGCGGCCGCTGAATTCGAGGCAGAACTACCCCGAGCGGATGACGTCCAAGGAGCACCGGGTCAACGGCAAGCCGCCGACCAGCGCCGAGTACAAGGTGATGGCCGTGCACAACTTCGTCGATTGGCGCGTGCGGGTGGGCGGGCTGGTGGAAAACCCGGTGACGCTGGACCTCGACGCGCTGCGCGGCCTGGCCGAGCAGCAATCGCAACGCGTGATGCACAACTGCGTGCAGGGGTGGACCAGCATCGGCCAGTGGAGCGGAATTCCGCTGGCCCAACTCGCCGATCATGTGCGTCCGCTCCCGCAGGCGAAGTACATCTGCTTTTTGACCATGCAGGACACCGGCCGCGACGAGCCCAGCGCGGAGGGGGAGGGCCAGTTCTACGAGGTGATCGATCTCGAACTCGCCTACAAGCCACAGACGTTGCTGGCCTACGAGATGAACGGGAAGCCGCTGCCCATCAAGCACGGGGCGCCGCTGCGGCTGCGGGTGGAGACCCAGGTCGGTTTCAAGATGGCGAAGTGGATCAACCAGATCGAGTTCATCGACGACTACTCCGGCATCGGCCACGGCCTTGGGGGCTGGCGCGAGGACAACGTCCACTACGACAAGGACGTGGAGATCTGA
- the rpsB gene encoding 30S ribosomal protein S2, whose translation MAVVTMKQLLDSGTHFGHQTRRWNPKMKRFIFTDRNGIYIIDLQQTLTFIDQAYEFVKETVAHGGTVLFVGTKKQAQESVAAEATRVGMPYVNQRWLGGMLTNFSTVHKRLQRLKELEAMEQTGGFEGRTKKEILMLTREKNKLDRSLGGIRDMAKVPSAIWVVDTNKEHIAVGEARKLGIPVIAILDTNCDPDEVDYPIPGNDDAIRSAALLTKVIASAVAEGLQARAGVGRGDGKPEAEAAEPLPEWEQELLASAAASAPTDAAAGTPEPTTTESS comes from the coding sequence ATGGCCGTCGTAACCATGAAGCAGCTGCTCGACAGCGGCACCCACTTCGGGCACCAGACCCGCCGGTGGAATCCCAAGATGAAGCGGTTCATCTTCACCGACCGCAACGGCATCTACATCATCGACCTGCAGCAGACGCTGACCTTTATCGACCAGGCGTACGAGTTCGTCAAGGAGACCGTCGCCCACGGCGGCACCGTCCTGTTCGTCGGCACCAAGAAGCAGGCCCAGGAATCCGTCGCCGCCGAGGCGACCCGCGTCGGCATGCCCTACGTCAACCAGCGCTGGCTGGGCGGCATGCTGACCAACTTCTCCACCGTGCACAAGCGGCTGCAGCGCCTCAAGGAGCTCGAGGCGATGGAGCAGACCGGTGGCTTCGAGGGCCGCACCAAGAAGGAAATCTTGATGCTGACCCGCGAGAAGAACAAGCTGGACCGCAGCCTTGGCGGTATCCGCGACATGGCCAAGGTGCCGTCGGCCATCTGGGTCGTCGACACCAACAAGGAGCACATCGCCGTCGGCGAGGCCCGCAAGCTCGGCATCCCGGTCATCGCGATCCTGGACACCAACTGCGACCCCGACGAGGTCGACTACCCGATCCCGGGCAACGACGACGCGATCCGGTCGGCCGCGTTGCTGACCAAGGTCATCGCCTCCGCCGTCGCCGAGGGCCTGCAGGCCCGCGCCGGGGTCGGCCGCGGCGACGGCAAGCCCGAGGCCGAGGCCGCCGAGCCGCTGCCCGAATGGGAGCAGGAACTGCTCGCCTCCGCCGCTGCCAGCGCCCCCACCGACGCCGCTGCGGGCACCCCCGAACCAACCACCACTGAATCCTCCTAG
- a CDS encoding ChaB family protein, whose product MPKTTKGGAPKKSELPSTLRRSDAKAQRTFAKSHDAAADQYGSEERAHRVAYAAVKHSFEKVGDHWEPKEKKGPSDERAERGGLRPSGESAEGVDANASKKHLLDVARRLDVPGRSTMNKAELVDAIKKHNRRARGR is encoded by the coding sequence ATGCCGAAGACGACGAAAGGCGGAGCGCCCAAGAAGAGCGAACTGCCCAGCACTTTGCGGCGTTCCGACGCCAAAGCGCAACGCACGTTCGCGAAATCCCACGACGCGGCCGCCGACCAGTACGGCAGCGAGGAACGGGCCCACCGGGTGGCTTACGCCGCCGTCAAGCACAGTTTCGAAAAGGTCGGCGACCACTGGGAACCCAAGGAGAAGAAGGGGCCGTCCGACGAGCGCGCCGAGCGTGGCGGGCTGCGACCGTCCGGCGAGTCGGCCGAGGGCGTCGACGCCAACGCCAGCAAAAAGCATCTGCTCGACGTGGCGCGCCGGCTCGACGTTCCGGGCCGATCGACGATGAACAAAGCGGAGTTGGTCGACGCGATCAAGAAGCACAATCGCCGCGCCCGCGGACGCTGA
- a CDS encoding phosphatidylserine decarboxylase gives MSEPDSVIHNLRDTLDSEPGLADRLERSLQQARRRAESELNPELYEALEWPRDIGEYEAYLKRFLRWVPHESDADAWKNEKRQAQEVSDRMAHFYFLVDQGDEPAQGSGVFREWLTDFARQWGNFLDTPESFSPEALQSFIDNAPEYRIHESLVDGVPNAPSGWLTANQFIAREINGGLRPIAEPTTNLVVTSPADCKYQHAYDIAADSSIPATTVKNEKYGNIKQLIEGSQYSESFARGTFVHYMLPVHAYHRYHLPVAGLVEESFRINGKVFMRVGLEEHEFASSDSASSGYEFSQTRGVVTVDTSQSDCGDIGIVAVIPVGMAHVSSVVLTAVPGKHMAKGEEFGYFQFGGSDIIILFQEGVDPQLDTSEEFRLVGSPVARCAAPRNPQ, from the coding sequence ATGAGCGAGCCGGATTCGGTCATCCACAATCTGCGCGACACGCTCGACAGCGAGCCCGGTCTCGCGGATCGGCTCGAGCGGTCGTTGCAACAGGCGCGCCGGCGGGCCGAATCCGAGCTGAACCCGGAGCTGTACGAGGCGCTCGAGTGGCCGCGCGACATCGGCGAGTACGAGGCCTACCTGAAGCGCTTCCTCCGATGGGTGCCCCACGAGTCGGACGCGGACGCCTGGAAGAACGAAAAGCGGCAGGCTCAAGAGGTCAGCGATCGCATGGCGCACTTCTACTTCCTGGTCGACCAGGGCGACGAGCCGGCCCAGGGCTCCGGTGTCTTTCGGGAATGGCTGACGGACTTCGCCCGGCAGTGGGGGAATTTCCTGGACACGCCGGAGTCGTTCAGCCCCGAAGCCCTGCAGTCGTTCATCGACAACGCGCCGGAGTACCGCATCCATGAGTCACTGGTCGACGGCGTCCCGAACGCGCCCAGCGGATGGCTGACCGCCAACCAGTTCATCGCGCGGGAAATCAACGGAGGGCTGCGCCCGATCGCCGAGCCGACCACCAACCTGGTGGTGACCTCACCGGCCGACTGCAAATACCAGCACGCCTACGACATCGCTGCCGACTCGAGCATCCCCGCCACCACCGTCAAGAACGAAAAGTACGGCAACATCAAGCAACTCATCGAAGGAAGCCAATACAGCGAGAGCTTCGCCCGCGGCACCTTCGTCCATTACATGCTGCCGGTGCATGCCTACCACCGCTATCACCTGCCCGTCGCGGGGCTGGTCGAGGAGTCCTTCCGGATCAACGGGAAAGTCTTCATGCGGGTGGGCCTGGAAGAACACGAGTTCGCCTCCAGCGACAGCGCCAGCAGCGGGTACGAGTTCTCCCAGACCCGCGGCGTGGTTACCGTCGACACCTCGCAATCGGACTGCGGCGACATCGGCATCGTGGCGGTCATCCCGGTGGGCATGGCCCACGTGTCGTCGGTCGTCCTCACCGCGGTGCCCGGCAAACACATGGCCAAGGGGGAGGAATTCGGGTACTTCCAGTTCGGCGGCTCGGACATCATCATCCTCTTCCAGGAGGGCGTCGATCCCCAGCTGGACACCAGTGAGGAGTTCCGGCTGGTCGGTTCGCCGGTGGCGCGCTGCGCCGCGCCGCGAAACCCGCAGTGA
- a CDS encoding MPT63 family protein, which yields MKVTKTAIKTVAAAGIAAAGVFAAAPALASPPPNIQGFGTSEQLVDGALITNYTVSNLQPSNVTIPGYTPKGTLYQADISARSEAGLVTPMVNDFIARGPNGQNYRVIDKVGTPNGLSPAPIPQGSESTGTLYFDVTGAPPNGVVYNDGMQDVLIWTSNMEGGSASGTINSPAPGAPNSPAPGAPPAPAPSA from the coding sequence ATGAAGGTCACCAAGACGGCCATTAAGACAGTTGCCGCCGCCGGGATTGCGGCCGCGGGCGTTTTCGCCGCGGCGCCGGCTTTGGCTTCGCCGCCGCCCAACATTCAGGGATTCGGCACCAGCGAACAGCTCGTGGACGGCGCCCTGATCACTAATTACACCGTGAGCAACCTGCAGCCGAGCAATGTCACCATCCCGGGCTACACGCCCAAGGGCACGCTCTACCAGGCGGACATCAGCGCCCGGTCGGAGGCCGGCCTCGTGACCCCGATGGTCAACGACTTCATCGCCCGCGGACCCAACGGTCAGAATTACCGGGTGATCGACAAGGTCGGGACCCCGAACGGGCTCAGCCCCGCGCCGATCCCGCAGGGCAGCGAGTCGACCGGCACGCTGTACTTCGACGTGACCGGCGCGCCCCCCAACGGCGTCGTCTACAACGACGGCATGCAAGACGTCCTGATCTGGACGTCGAACATGGAGGGCGGCTCCGCGTCCGGGACGATCAACAGCCCGGCGCCCGGCGCGCCGAACAGCCCGGCACCCGGTGCCCCGCCGGCGCCGGCGCCCAGCGCCTGA
- a CDS encoding MarR family winged helix-turn-helix transcriptional regulator — MNQDDAPLGYLLYRVGTVLRPEVAAVLSPLDLALPEFVCLRILSMYPGMSSAELSRHAGVTPQAMNTVLRKLEDVGAVERPSSVSSGRALPANLTGAGRALLKRAEAAVRGADARILSKLTETQQREFKRMLEKLGSDERA; from the coding sequence ATGAATCAGGACGACGCCCCGCTTGGCTATCTGCTGTACCGGGTGGGGACGGTGTTGCGGCCGGAGGTTGCCGCGGTGCTGAGTCCGTTGGACCTGGCCCTGCCCGAATTCGTTTGCCTGCGCATCCTTTCGATGTACCCGGGGATGTCGAGCGCCGAGCTGTCCCGCCACGCGGGCGTCACCCCGCAGGCGATGAACACGGTGCTGCGCAAGCTGGAGGACGTCGGTGCGGTGGAGCGGCCTTCGTCAGTGTCGTCGGGGCGGGCGCTGCCGGCCAACCTGACCGGCGCGGGCCGCGCCCTGCTCAAGCGCGCCGAAGCGGCGGTGCGCGGCGCCGACGCCCGGATCCTGAGCAAGCTCACCGAGACGCAGCAGCGCGAATTCAAAAGGATGCTCGAAAAACTCGGGTCCGACGAGCGGGCCTGA
- a CDS encoding SDR family oxidoreductase, translating to MGFTAQQQSVPGVQAEMDPIPDCGENTYQGSGKLLGKKAIITGGDSGIGRAVAIAFAREGADVLIAYLNEDDDARDVARYVTNAGRKCVLVPGDLSDAAHCRAVVDRAVQELGGVDILVNNAAYQMMRKSLDEISDEEWDYTFRLNVGAYFYLAKAALPYLNAGSSIIGSSSVNSDSPNPALAPYAATKAAIANFSASLAQLLGEKGIRVNSVAPGPIWTPLIPSTMPPDSVESFGDNVPLGRAGQPAELAPLYVLLASDDASYISGARVAVTGGRPIL from the coding sequence ATGGGCTTTACCGCGCAACAACAATCCGTCCCGGGCGTGCAGGCCGAGATGGATCCAATTCCCGATTGTGGTGAAAACACTTACCAGGGCTCGGGAAAACTCCTCGGCAAAAAGGCGATCATCACCGGCGGCGACAGCGGCATCGGGCGTGCGGTCGCGATCGCCTTCGCGCGCGAGGGCGCCGACGTGCTGATCGCGTACCTCAACGAGGACGACGACGCGCGCGACGTGGCCCGCTACGTCACCAACGCCGGACGCAAGTGCGTGCTGGTGCCCGGTGACCTCTCCGACGCCGCCCACTGCCGCGCCGTCGTGGACCGGGCGGTGCAGGAATTGGGCGGCGTGGACATCCTGGTCAACAACGCCGCGTATCAGATGATGCGCAAGAGCCTGGACGAGATCAGCGACGAGGAGTGGGATTACACCTTCCGGCTCAACGTGGGCGCGTATTTCTACCTCGCGAAGGCGGCCCTGCCCTACCTGAACGCCGGCTCGTCGATCATCGGCAGCTCGTCGGTGAACTCCGACAGCCCCAATCCGGCCCTGGCGCCCTACGCGGCGACCAAGGCGGCGATCGCCAATTTCTCCGCCAGCTTGGCTCAGCTGTTGGGCGAGAAGGGGATTCGGGTCAACAGCGTGGCGCCGGGTCCGATTTGGACGCCGCTGATCCCGTCGACGATGCCGCCGGACAGCGTGGAGTCCTTCGGCGACAACGTGCCGCTGGGGCGTGCCGGCCAGCCCGCCGAACTCGCCCCGCTCTACGTGCTGCTGGCCTCCGACGACGCGAGCTACATCTCCGGGGCGCGGGTGGCCGTCACGGGCGGGCGGCCGATACTGTAG
- the tsf gene encoding translation elongation factor Ts, which produces MANFAAADVKRLRELTGAGMLDCKNALAESDGDFDKAVEALRIKGAKDVGKRAERATAEGLVATQGGALIELNSETDFVAKNAEFQALADQIVAAAVSSKAADVDALKASSIDQTSGTKTVEQAIAELSAKIGEKLELRRVANFDGTVEAYLHRRAADLPPAVGVLVEYQGSDKEAAHAVALQVAALKARYLSRDDVPEDVVASERRIAEETAKAEGKPEQALPKIVEGRLNGFFKDAVLLEQPSVSDSKKTVKALLDDAGVTVTRFVRFEVGQA; this is translated from the coding sequence TTGGCGAACTTCGCCGCTGCCGACGTCAAGCGGCTTCGGGAACTCACCGGTGCCGGCATGCTCGACTGCAAGAACGCGCTGGCCGAAAGCGACGGCGACTTCGACAAGGCCGTCGAGGCGCTCCGGATCAAGGGCGCCAAGGACGTCGGCAAGCGCGCCGAGCGGGCGACGGCCGAGGGTCTGGTCGCCACCCAGGGCGGCGCGCTCATCGAGTTGAACAGCGAGACCGACTTCGTGGCCAAGAACGCGGAGTTCCAGGCGCTGGCCGACCAGATCGTGGCCGCGGCCGTGTCGTCGAAGGCCGCCGACGTCGACGCGCTCAAGGCTTCTTCTATTGACCAAACCTCGGGTACCAAGACCGTCGAGCAGGCGATCGCCGAGCTGTCGGCCAAGATCGGCGAGAAGTTGGAGCTGCGCCGGGTCGCGAACTTCGACGGCACCGTCGAGGCGTACCTGCACCGGCGGGCGGCGGACCTGCCCCCGGCGGTGGGCGTGCTGGTCGAGTACCAGGGCTCCGACAAGGAGGCCGCGCACGCGGTCGCCCTGCAGGTCGCCGCGCTCAAGGCCCGCTACCTGTCCCGCGACGACGTGCCCGAGGACGTGGTGGCCAGCGAGCGCCGCATCGCCGAGGAAACCGCCAAGGCGGAGGGCAAGCCCGAGCAGGCCCTGCCCAAGATCGTCGAGGGCCGGTTGAACGGCTTCTTCAAGGACGCCGTGCTGCTCGAGCAGCCGTCGGTGTCCGACAGCAAGAAGACGGTCAAGGCCCTGCTCGACGACGCCGGTGTGACGGTGACGCGGTTCGTGCGCTTCGAGGTGGGTCAGGCGTAG
- a CDS encoding YncE family protein: MAPIVAIGSGQRRRLRRWSVAAAAGVVAVAGCSAPGSSLESAPAVSVATIDAALHDPVWSYHDHELLGLTDDHRLAAIGYAGPGTAHTRLSAPMGSGRNLQISQKDDRHVFVPQPERGKVAVVDIATLRPVAEIDAGPAPSYLAEDAGMRVLLALAADGSSVTPVDQYGFRKLPTATYAGDPADTIDGSNRGRQIEYHLYGASGIRYYKGPTSPPEERGSLPMAVAVWAGDGTQVTRNYVAGRDDKVLYAVDSRRGGDGLEVLARTELSSPIRYLGTDDTRIYAATDRDVTVLETASFTGFPNGTIRVIRTLDYRAGLPSGPVASAPLSGMAIGPKRVYLTLRGQPHVISVAKPRL, encoded by the coding sequence ATGGCACCGATCGTGGCCATCGGGAGCGGTCAGCGGCGAAGGTTGCGACGATGGTCGGTCGCGGCGGCCGCCGGAGTCGTGGCGGTAGCGGGATGTTCGGCGCCCGGGTCCTCGCTGGAGAGCGCGCCGGCGGTCAGCGTGGCGACCATCGACGCGGCCCTGCATGACCCGGTCTGGTCCTATCACGACCACGAGTTGCTGGGCCTCACCGACGATCACCGGCTGGCCGCGATCGGCTACGCCGGGCCGGGCACCGCCCATACCCGGCTGTCGGCCCCGATGGGGTCCGGGCGCAACCTGCAGATCAGCCAGAAGGACGACCGCCACGTCTTCGTGCCGCAGCCGGAGCGCGGCAAGGTCGCCGTCGTCGACATCGCGACCCTGCGGCCGGTCGCCGAAATCGACGCCGGCCCCGCCCCTTCCTACCTGGCCGAGGACGCCGGCATGCGGGTGTTGCTGGCGCTCGCCGCGGACGGTTCGTCGGTGACGCCGGTGGACCAGTACGGGTTCCGCAAGCTGCCGACGGCCACCTACGCCGGGGATCCGGCCGACACGATCGACGGGTCCAACCGCGGGCGGCAAATCGAGTACCACCTCTACGGCGCCTCGGGCATCCGCTATTACAAGGGGCCCACGTCGCCGCCCGAAGAACGCGGCTCGCTTCCGATGGCCGTTGCCGTGTGGGCGGGCGACGGAACCCAGGTCACCCGCAACTATGTGGCCGGGCGCGACGACAAGGTGCTGTACGCGGTCGACTCGCGTCGCGGCGGGGACGGGCTCGAGGTGCTGGCCCGAACCGAACTGTCATCGCCGATTCGCTATCTGGGCACCGACGACACGCGCATCTACGCGGCCACCGACCGCGACGTGACGGTGCTGGAAACCGCGAGCTTCACCGGCTTTCCGAACGGGACCATCCGGGTGATCCGCACCCTCGACTACCGGGCGGGATTGCCGTCGGGCCCGGTCGCTTCGGCGCCGCTGTCCGGGATGGCGATCGGCCCCAAGCGGGTGTATCTGACCCTGCGCGGCCAGCCCCACGTGATCAGCGTGGCGAAGCCACGGCTGTGA
- a CDS encoding lysophospholipid acyltransferase family protein, with protein sequence MSNPDHRPASVRKQAQRNAERTRAAMDERRSEHSGGLSGWVAERAGRWDLSGQDEAALQRQKYLWNVLVDYWFRMEIDGWENIPEAPPALLVGIHSGAPFVWDAWTVGLQWWRRFGQDRPLHGTAHDALMAIPLFGRYFRSMGVLPAAPDAIATALAEGRDVALWPGGEVDSLRPWTERDRANLAGRTGFVKMAIRAGVPIVPIATVGGADAMPVLIRGDRLSKALQLDRLLRLKVFPLAISLPWGIAPAALPQLPLPAKIRTRFMPAVELDHDPARADDEEYIDRKYHEVQDSIQEGMDALARKRAFPFFG encoded by the coding sequence ATGAGTAACCCGGACCACAGGCCGGCGAGCGTGCGCAAACAAGCGCAACGCAACGCCGAGCGAACGCGAGCGGCGATGGACGAGCGGCGCAGCGAACACAGCGGCGGGCTGAGCGGCTGGGTCGCCGAGCGCGCCGGCCGCTGGGATCTGTCCGGCCAGGACGAGGCCGCCCTGCAGCGACAGAAGTATTTGTGGAATGTGCTGGTGGACTATTGGTTTCGGATGGAGATCGACGGCTGGGAGAACATTCCGGAAGCACCGCCGGCGCTGCTGGTCGGGATCCACTCCGGGGCCCCGTTCGTGTGGGACGCCTGGACGGTTGGTCTGCAATGGTGGCGACGGTTCGGCCAGGACCGGCCGCTGCACGGCACCGCCCATGACGCGTTGATGGCAATCCCGTTGTTCGGGCGCTACTTCCGGTCGATGGGGGTGCTCCCGGCCGCCCCGGACGCGATCGCCACCGCCCTGGCCGAAGGGCGTGACGTCGCGCTGTGGCCGGGTGGGGAAGTGGACTCGCTGCGCCCATGGACGGAGCGCGATCGGGCCAACCTCGCCGGGCGGACGGGCTTCGTCAAGATGGCGATCCGGGCCGGGGTGCCGATCGTGCCCATCGCCACCGTCGGCGGGGCCGACGCGATGCCCGTGCTGATCCGCGGCGACCGGCTGTCAAAAGCCTTGCAACTGGACCGGTTACTGCGGCTCAAGGTGTTCCCGCTGGCGATCTCGCTGCCGTGGGGGATCGCCCCGGCGGCGCTGCCCCAACTGCCGCTGCCGGCCAAGATCAGGACGCGCTTCATGCCCGCCGTGGAACTCGACCACGACCCCGCGCGGGCGGACGACGAGGAATACATCGACCGCAAATACCACGAAGTGCAGGATTCCATCCAGGAGGGCATGGACGCGCTGGCGCGCAAGCGCGCCTTCCCGTTCTTCGGGTGA